In Maniola jurtina chromosome 2, ilManJurt1.1, whole genome shotgun sequence, the following proteins share a genomic window:
- the LOC123871599 gene encoding syndecan isoform X2 yields the protein MHLSIYVWLSCIALAGYVRATEEGAVSGVPPTEGAPHQQDDPLASDKDNLFIDDDGSGLEIDESSGSGWGPGPGPDDEDGRAGSARILKPSEGAPDIRGPGEEPPRPDQTDISISGEEINPPVIDQEQSGSNIEPKSQPADNGVFIMNAKPEDRATSFFAQPGILAAVIGGAVVGLLCAILVVMFIVYRMRKKDEGSYALDEPKRSPAAASYGKGHNNREFYA from the exons GAGGGAGCAGTTTCAGGCGTTCCGCCGACCGAAGGCGCGCCGCACCAACAGGACGACCCGCTCGCGTCCGACAAGGACAACCTCTTCATAGACGATGATGGCTCCGGTCTAGAGATCGACGAGAGCTCCGGCTCCGGCTGGGGACCCGGACCCGGCCCGGACGACGAGGACGGCCGCGCCGGCTCAG CTCGTATATTGAAGCCTTCAGAGGGAGCACCAGACATACGCGGTCCAGGGGAGGAACCGCCTCGACCAGACCAGACTGATATCAGTATATCAGGGGAAGAAATTAACCCACCTGTTATT GATCAGGAGCAATCGGGTTCGAATATAGAACCAAAGTCGCAGCCTGCGGACAACGGCGTGTTCATCATGAACGCCAAGCCGGAAGACCGCGCCACCAGCTTCTTCGCGCAACCTGGCATACTTGCCG CTGTGATCGGCGGAGCGGTAGTAGGACTGCTCTGCGCGATCCTGGTGGTGATGTTCATCGTGTACCGCATGCGCAAGAAGGACGAGGGCTCGTACGCGCTGGACGAGCCCAAGCGCAGCCCCGCCGCCGCCTCCTACGGCAAGGGCCACAACAACCGCGAGTTCTATGCGTGA
- the LOC123871599 gene encoding syndecan isoform X1, whose product MHLSIYVWLSCIALAGYVRATEEGAVSGVPPTEGAPHQQDDPLASDKDNLFIDDDGSGLEIDESSGSGWGPGPGPDDEDGRAGSGDAPDAPPDDEDFKPRPPKQEAEPGLDYNESDVDNDEFETQYNESESNPVPKTEPPPEPEPVDTFDVVSPRILKPSEGAPDIRGPGEEPPRPDQTDISISGEEINPPVIDQEQSGSNIEPKSQPADNGVFIMNAKPEDRATSFFAQPGILAAVIGGAVVGLLCAILVVMFIVYRMRKKDEGSYALDEPKRSPAAASYGKGHNNREFYA is encoded by the exons GAGGGAGCAGTTTCAGGCGTTCCGCCGACCGAAGGCGCGCCGCACCAACAGGACGACCCGCTCGCGTCCGACAAGGACAACCTCTTCATAGACGATGATGGCTCCGGTCTAGAGATCGACGAGAGCTCCGGCTCCGGCTGGGGACCCGGACCCGGCCCGGACGACGAGGACGGCCGCGCCGGCTCAGGTGACGCACCGGACGCGCCGCCGGATGACGAAGACTTCAAACCCCGCCCCCCAAAACAAGAAGCGGAACCGGGTCTCGACTACAATGAGTCGGATGTTGACAACGATGAGTTCGAAACTCAGTACAATGAGTCGGAGAGCAACCCGGTTCCGAAAACGGAACCGCCACCCGAACCTGAACCAGTAGATACGTTCGATGTAGTCAGTC CTCGTATATTGAAGCCTTCAGAGGGAGCACCAGACATACGCGGTCCAGGGGAGGAACCGCCTCGACCAGACCAGACTGATATCAGTATATCAGGGGAAGAAATTAACCCACCTGTTATT GATCAGGAGCAATCGGGTTCGAATATAGAACCAAAGTCGCAGCCTGCGGACAACGGCGTGTTCATCATGAACGCCAAGCCGGAAGACCGCGCCACCAGCTTCTTCGCGCAACCTGGCATACTTGCCG CTGTGATCGGCGGAGCGGTAGTAGGACTGCTCTGCGCGATCCTGGTGGTGATGTTCATCGTGTACCGCATGCGCAAGAAGGACGAGGGCTCGTACGCGCTGGACGAGCCCAAGCGCAGCCCCGCCGCCGCCTCCTACGGCAAGGGCCACAACAACCGCGAGTTCTATGCGTGA
- the LOC123871599 gene encoding syndecan isoform X3 → MNAKPEDRATSFFAQPGILAAVIGGAVVGLLCAILVVMFIVYRMRKKDEGSYALDEPKRSPAAASYGKGHNNREFYA, encoded by the exons ATGAACGCCAAGCCGGAAGACCGCGCCACCAGCTTCTTCGCGCAACCTGGCATACTTGCCG CTGTGATCGGCGGAGCGGTAGTAGGACTGCTCTGCGCGATCCTGGTGGTGATGTTCATCGTGTACCGCATGCGCAAGAAGGACGAGGGCTCGTACGCGCTGGACGAGCCCAAGCGCAGCCCCGCCGCCGCCTCCTACGGCAAGGGCCACAACAACCGCGAGTTCTATGCGTGA